A single Crateriforma conspicua DNA region contains:
- a CDS encoding type II toxin -antitoxin system TacA 1-like antitoxin, whose amino-acid sequence MEKSANFSRRFDQLIASWRPCCNASDFVLGNAERAAKAVIEQHERIQLDRVQPRQFVESL is encoded by the coding sequence TTGGAAAAGTCCGCGAATTTCAGTCGTCGCTTTGACCAGTTGATTGCGAGTTGGCGACCGTGCTGCAACGCGTCCGATTTCGTGCTGGGCAACGCGGAGCGGGCTGCCAAAGCGGTCATTGAACAGCACGAGCGGATTCAGCTAGACCGCGTCCAGCCCCGCCAGTTTGTTGAATCGCTGTGA